In one Polaribacter sp. ALD11 genomic region, the following are encoded:
- a CDS encoding carboxypeptidase-like regulatory domain-containing protein → MHLKLHLIFLFFFGSFAIYAQKTTGKIFSKNLNQPIEKVAIATNIRTGTISNKLGEFKLDLKNVETITFSFLGYETKTFSVHDLKNLGFTVYLSETVNQLNEIELKIAKISLESLISKTIDSMKKNYISRAVKQNFYVFEKQKMAFQKLALDLKSSSLLNRKNRKLAQNELQSFSNYLKVNSPEFTKEFVGVISSKEILNKKIGKTFKLNKIDTVIGYKKNDIGKGITINNIQDKLQNIILKHLRNDKTYKIKTGLFKVEDSLSFKELSKKNDSIQKDNSYGEFRVTSNKRAAEVKGLFFKNEDEHNFLNGTYYHQKLEKNEIIKGQKMYVVSFKPRKSKSKFSGKVYINPYDFTVKKLIYKYAKGKRGEHVNLKWLLGIKYSENENSTILLYKKNEIGKVYASYFKQTIKNYAYINRPIKFIENSKEKEKVKFNIKVEVIMNEITEVLLNNTTYILKESITTNKKEDFSRRKQYISKETYLASHWKNRKLIDIYLK, encoded by the coding sequence ATGCATCTAAAATTACACTTAATTTTTTTATTTTTCTTTGGAAGTTTTGCTATTTATGCACAAAAAACAACAGGAAAAATATTTTCAAAAAACTTAAACCAACCAATTGAAAAAGTTGCAATTGCTACAAATATTCGCACGGGAACAATATCTAATAAACTCGGAGAATTTAAGCTAGATTTAAAGAATGTAGAAACAATTACTTTTTCTTTTTTAGGTTACGAAACAAAAACATTTTCTGTTCATGATTTAAAAAATTTAGGCTTTACTGTTTATTTATCTGAAACTGTAAACCAATTAAATGAGATTGAATTAAAAATCGCTAAAATCTCTTTAGAGTCGTTAATTTCTAAAACGATAGACAGTATGAAAAAGAATTACATTTCTAGAGCTGTAAAACAAAATTTTTATGTTTTTGAAAAACAAAAAATGGCTTTTCAAAAACTAGCGCTAGACCTAAAATCTAGCTCTTTACTAAATAGAAAAAACAGAAAATTAGCACAGAACGAACTTCAAAGTTTTTCGAATTATTTAAAAGTCAACAGCCCAGAATTTACAAAAGAATTTGTTGGCGTTATTTCTTCCAAAGAAATTTTAAATAAAAAAATAGGTAAGACTTTTAAACTGAATAAAATTGATACCGTCATAGGCTATAAAAAAAATGATATTGGTAAAGGAATCACTATAAATAACATTCAAGACAAACTTCAAAATATAATTTTAAAACATTTAAGAAATGATAAAACGTATAAAATTAAAACAGGTTTATTTAAAGTAGAAGATTCTTTGTCTTTTAAAGAGCTTTCTAAAAAAAATGATTCTATACAAAAAGATAATTCTTATGGTGAATTTAGAGTAACAAGCAATAAAAGAGCCGCAGAAGTAAAGGGTTTATTTTTTAAAAATGAAGATGAACACAACTTCTTAAATGGTACATATTACCATCAAAAATTAGAGAAAAATGAAATTATTAAAGGACAAAAAATGTATGTAGTTTCGTTTAAACCGAGAAAGTCTAAATCTAAATTCTCTGGCAAGGTATATATAAACCCCTATGATTTTACTGTAAAAAAGCTCATTTATAAGTATGCAAAAGGAAAACGCGGAGAACACGTAAACTTAAAATGGCTTTTGGGTATTAAGTATTCTGAGAATGAAAACTCAACTATATTACTTTATAAAAAGAATGAAATAGGTAAGGTTTATGCCTCTTATTTTAAACAAACTATTAAAAATTATGCTTACATAAATAGGCCTATAAAATTCATAGAAAACTCTAAAGAAAAAGAGAAAGTAAAATTTAATATTAAGGTTGAAGTAATTATGAATGAAATAACAGAAGTGCTGCTAAACAACACAACTTATATACTTAAAGAATCTATTACAACCAACAAAAAAGAAGATTTCAGTAGAAGAAAACAATATATTTCAAAAGAAACCTATCTCGCTTCCCATTGGAAAAACAGAAAATTAATTGATATTTATCTGAAATAA
- the ychF gene encoding redox-regulated ATPase YchF — MKAGIVGLPNVGKSTLFNCLSNAKAQSANFPFCTIEPNLGVVNVPDKRIEKLEELVNPERVLTATVEIVDIAGLVKGASKGEGLGNQFLANIRETDALLHVIRCFDNDNIIHVDESVDPVRDKETIDIELQLKDLEAVEKRLERVKRTAKTGNKEAQAELVVLLKIEETLLKGVSVRTLEFSEKEMEFVAPLQFITLKPVLYVCNVDEDSAVSGNAYVEKVREAVKDENAEVIVLAVATEADITELEDYEERQMFLADIGLEEAGVARLVRSAYKLLNLQTYFTAGVKEVRAWTIPIGSTAPQAAGVIHTDFEKGFIRAETIAYEDFVTYGSEAKVKEAGKMRVEGKEYIVKDGDVMHFRFNV; from the coding sequence ATGAAAGCCGGAATTGTAGGATTACCAAACGTAGGAAAATCAACTTTATTTAATTGTTTATCAAATGCAAAAGCGCAAAGTGCTAACTTTCCTTTTTGTACGATTGAACCAAATTTAGGTGTGGTAAATGTACCAGACAAAAGAATTGAAAAGTTAGAAGAACTGGTAAACCCTGAGAGAGTTTTAACTGCAACTGTAGAGATTGTAGATATTGCAGGACTTGTAAAAGGAGCAAGTAAAGGAGAAGGTTTAGGAAATCAGTTTTTGGCAAATATTAGAGAAACAGATGCGCTTTTACATGTAATACGTTGTTTCGATAACGATAATATTATTCATGTAGATGAATCTGTAGATCCTGTTAGAGATAAAGAAACGATTGATATCGAATTGCAACTTAAAGATTTAGAAGCGGTTGAAAAACGTTTAGAACGCGTAAAAAGAACGGCAAAAACAGGTAATAAAGAGGCACAAGCAGAATTGGTTGTTTTGTTAAAAATTGAAGAAACTCTATTAAAAGGAGTTTCTGTAAGAACATTAGAGTTTTCTGAGAAAGAAATGGAATTTGTAGCACCTTTGCAATTCATTACTTTAAAACCAGTGTTATATGTTTGTAATGTTGATGAAGATTCTGCTGTTTCAGGAAATGCCTATGTAGAAAAAGTAAGAGAAGCTGTAAAAGATGAAAATGCAGAAGTAATTGTTTTAGCAGTAGCTACAGAAGCAGATATTACAGAGTTAGAAGACTACGAAGAAAGACAAATGTTTTTAGCAGATATTGGTTTAGAAGAAGCTGGTGTTGCTAGATTGGTTCGTTCTGCCTATAAATTATTAAATTTACAAACGTATTTTACGGCGGGTGTAAAAGAAGTAAGAGCTTGGACAATTCCTATTGGTTCTACTGCACCACAAGCTGCGGGAGTTATTCATACAGATTTCGAAAAAGGTTTTATTAGAGCAGAAACTATTGCATATGAAGATTTTGTAACTTATGGTTCTGAAGCAAAAGTAAAAGAAGCAGGTAAAATGAGAGTAGAAGGTAAGGAGTACATTGTTAAAGATGGTGATGTAATGCACTTCCGTTTTAACGTGTAA
- a CDS encoding TQO small subunit DoxD encodes MKNISIKNDAGLLVLAVRLVIGWTYFSAFWRRTILANKLDPEVAGYIGEKFNHFLPNALGIKPIILYLVENPDMLWLSMVIFTIVEGIVGFFILFGLFTRAMSIAVFGLAMGILLGSGWIGTTCLDEWQIGVLGIATGFTLFLTGSGKYSVDNYLMKNNFAITKKKWFPWIGSGILPIKDRIFSKVVLIGSLLIFGMTLMTNQIFHGGLWGTLHNKSVKPKLEITEGSINNSTLSFDVFRTEGVDVYGSWLIGIELTDKQNNIVLEYTQEDLASLDKESISNYYVAKIKPGKHSLIIPLGAKAKLNLKNEALLKLTKGSYILKMTDISGAYWKHEISITN; translated from the coding sequence ATGAAAAATATCAGTATAAAAAATGATGCAGGCTTATTAGTGCTAGCAGTGAGATTAGTAATCGGTTGGACGTATTTTTCTGCCTTTTGGAGAAGAACAATATTAGCCAATAAACTAGACCCAGAAGTGGCTGGGTATATTGGTGAAAAATTCAACCACTTTTTACCCAACGCATTAGGTATTAAACCAATAATTCTTTACTTAGTAGAAAATCCGGACATGCTTTGGCTAAGTATGGTAATTTTTACAATAGTTGAAGGTATTGTTGGCTTTTTTATCTTATTTGGCTTGTTTACTAGAGCTATGAGTATCGCTGTTTTTGGCTTAGCCATGGGTATTCTTCTTGGTTCTGGATGGATTGGTACAACATGTCTAGATGAATGGCAAATTGGTGTCTTAGGGATTGCTACAGGTTTTACGTTGTTTTTAACAGGAAGTGGCAAATATTCTGTAGACAATTATTTAATGAAAAATAATTTTGCAATCACTAAAAAGAAATGGTTTCCGTGGATAGGATCTGGAATCTTACCTATTAAAGATCGTATATTCTCTAAAGTGGTACTTATTGGTTCTTTACTTATTTTTGGAATGACTTTAATGACCAACCAAATATTTCATGGAGGACTTTGGGGAACGCTTCACAACAAATCTGTGAAACCAAAACTCGAAATTACAGAAGGTAGCATTAACAATAGCACACTATCTTTTGATGTATTTAGAACGGAAGGTGTAGATGTTTATGGTTCTTGGCTTATCGGTATTGAGTTAACTGATAAACAAAACAATATAGTACTAGAATACACTCAGGAAGATTTAGCTTCTTTAGACAAAGAAAGTATTTCAAACTATTATGTAGCTAAAATAAAACCAGGCAAACATAGCTTGATTATTCCGCTAGGAGCAAAAGCAAAGTTGAATTTAAAAAATGAAGCCTTGTTAAAATTAACCAAAGGTAGCTATATTTTAAAAATGACAGATATCAGTGGTGCATACTGGAAGCATGAAATATCGATAACTAATTAA
- a CDS encoding DsrE family protein — protein sequence MKNSILIITTLFLLLFGTTQLVAQNFNLKKNNYLVLSKNIQQLKPVMLAAKSLEIEEDKKYGDFYIILCGKTVNNIPNNPDFRALLNEATKQNIKVFACGISLQKFNISQDQLPKNIKITENGILYGLQLTKKGFTSITI from the coding sequence ATGAAAAATTCAATTCTAATTATAACAACTTTGTTCCTTTTATTATTTGGAACAACCCAATTAGTAGCTCAAAATTTTAATCTGAAAAAGAATAATTATTTAGTCCTTTCTAAAAACATTCAACAGCTTAAACCTGTTATGTTAGCCGCAAAATCTTTAGAGATAGAAGAAGACAAAAAATATGGCGATTTCTACATTATCCTTTGCGGAAAAACAGTAAATAACATTCCTAATAACCCTGATTTTAGAGCACTTTTAAATGAAGCTACAAAACAAAATATAAAAGTTTTTGCATGTGGTATTTCGCTTCAAAAATTTAATATAAGTCAAGATCAACTGCCTAAGAACATCAAAATTACAGAAAATGGCATTTTATATGGACTACAATTAACAAAAAAAGGATTTACCTCAATAACTATATAA
- a CDS encoding DoxX family protein, translated as MKFQEKTLEVNYKSVVILRIMLSLIFIVASTSHFFNTQKTVNRIEQANMGFIGNIFGSPEIAVIISGIVMGIASISLLIGFKTRIAAMLLIAILIPITLTIQVGQMTTLGPLFKNVALLGGLLFFSINSTLKTQKQ; from the coding sequence ATGAAATTTCAAGAAAAAACACTTGAAGTGAACTACAAATCTGTGGTTATACTTCGTATTATGCTTAGCTTAATTTTTATCGTAGCAAGTACTAGCCATTTTTTTAATACCCAAAAAACCGTAAATAGAATAGAACAAGCTAATATGGGATTTATCGGTAACATTTTTGGATCTCCAGAAATAGCCGTAATTATTTCTGGTATTGTAATGGGTATTGCAAGTATTTCTCTACTTATTGGTTTTAAAACACGAATTGCAGCAATGCTACTAATCGCTATTTTAATACCAATTACTTTAACAATTCAAGTCGGGCAAATGACAACCTTAGGTCCCCTTTTTAAAAATGTAGCCCTACTTGGCGGGTTATTATTTTTTAGTATCAATTCAACTTTAAAAACTCAAAAACAATGA
- a CDS encoding YkgJ family cysteine cluster protein — protein MQTTKLSAQSILPLTCSRAGTCCFGKAVMLNPWELLRFSKEKKITARAFRDLYSDFGGIRLTFNGKEDKKGQKSCSQYIENVGCSVHQGRPLACRLYPLGRQIQFDEAHYIYEGNQFPCLTDCAEVLNLPKLSVGEYLKGQDAAPFEKAQDAYLLIMQNIADIAFELLLESGLAASGDTKTLAVWGEMGNELPEILAERIGKEWMDSLMIPEITTDTENPVTFAQKHNDLLLLKAQENFGSLQTLAELHEASVLIMGVALHLSRGLGADTKGIAEHWIEIAKSNGAKA, from the coding sequence ATGCAAACAACAAAACTAAGCGCTCAAAGTATATTACCTCTTACCTGCTCTCGAGCCGGAACTTGTTGTTTTGGGAAGGCTGTTATGTTAAATCCTTGGGAGTTATTACGCTTTAGTAAAGAGAAAAAAATTACTGCACGAGCATTTCGAGATTTGTATTCAGATTTTGGCGGTATTCGACTAACTTTCAACGGGAAAGAAGATAAAAAAGGACAAAAATCTTGTAGTCAATATATAGAAAATGTAGGTTGTAGTGTTCACCAAGGTCGCCCATTAGCATGTCGTTTGTATCCATTAGGGCGTCAAATACAATTTGATGAAGCACATTATATTTATGAAGGGAACCAATTTCCTTGTTTAACAGATTGCGCAGAAGTTTTAAATTTACCTAAATTAAGTGTAGGTGAATATCTAAAAGGACAAGATGCGGCTCCTTTTGAAAAAGCGCAAGATGCCTATTTGCTCATCATGCAAAACATCGCAGATATTGCTTTTGAGTTATTACTAGAATCTGGTTTGGCGGCTTCCGGAGATACCAAAACATTAGCCGTTTGGGGAGAAATGGGCAACGAGCTTCCAGAAATTTTAGCAGAAAGAATTGGCAAAGAATGGATGGATAGTTTGATGATTCCTGAAATAACAACAGACACGGAGAACCCGGTTACTTTCGCTCAAAAACACAATGATTTGCTATTATTAAAAGCACAAGAAAATTTTGGGAGTTTACAAACACTTGCAGAACTTCACGAAGCTTCTGTACTTATAATGGGGGTGGCACTGCATTTATCTAGAGGTTTAGGTGCAGACACAAAAGGGATTGCAGAACATTGGATAGAAATTGCAAAAAGTAATGGTGCTAAAGCGTAA
- a CDS encoding Gfo/Idh/MocA family oxidoreductase, with protein MTKTPIKTGILSFGMSGQVFHSPFLNEHNNFELSAVVERTKKKAHLIYPEIKSYNTIDALLEDSEIELVIVNTPNPTHFEFALKALKAKKHVLLEKPFTVNSLDAKKLFEAAKKYNCEVLPYQNRRYDSDFLSVKSVLESGKLGKLVEFHLRYDRYKYVIGEKVTKETQVPGSGLAYDLGPHLLDAAISIFGIPLKWTKNLGHFRPNTKVDDYAHFHLLYPEGLQVFITTSMLVSEPQPAFILHGTKGSYIKQRADVQEKQLLEGMIPSNPLFGIEEPSKQGVLTSITTEGIKKQEPIISKKSSYMHVFDDVYNTIREGKPYPVTAQQVIQQLEILEA; from the coding sequence ATGACCAAAACCCCAATAAAAACAGGAATATTATCTTTCGGAATGTCCGGACAAGTATTTCATTCTCCTTTTTTAAATGAACATAACAATTTTGAATTAAGTGCCGTTGTAGAAAGAACTAAAAAAAAGGCACATCTTATATATCCAGAGATAAAAAGTTACAATACTATTGATGCACTTTTAGAAGATTCAGAGATAGAATTAGTCATTGTTAATACTCCAAATCCTACTCATTTTGAGTTTGCTTTAAAAGCATTAAAAGCAAAGAAACATGTGTTGCTAGAAAAACCTTTTACGGTAAATTCTTTAGACGCAAAGAAATTATTTGAAGCTGCAAAAAAATACAATTGTGAGGTACTTCCCTATCAAAACAGACGGTACGATAGTGATTTTTTATCAGTAAAAAGTGTATTAGAATCTGGAAAATTAGGAAAATTAGTAGAATTTCACCTTCGTTATGATCGCTATAAATATGTTATTGGCGAGAAAGTCACCAAAGAAACACAAGTTCCGGGTAGTGGTTTAGCTTATGATTTAGGTCCGCATTTGCTAGATGCAGCAATTTCTATTTTCGGAATTCCACTTAAATGGACTAAAAATTTGGGTCATTTTCGTCCAAACACTAAGGTAGACGATTATGCTCACTTTCATTTACTATATCCAGAAGGTCTGCAAGTTTTTATTACAACAAGTATGTTGGTTTCAGAGCCACAACCTGCATTTATTTTACACGGAACAAAAGGTTCTTATATAAAACAGCGCGCAGATGTTCAAGAAAAACAATTATTGGAAGGCATGATTCCTTCGAATCCGTTATTTGGTATAGAAGAACCTAGCAAACAAGGTGTTTTAACATCCATTACAACGGAAGGAATAAAGAAACAGGAACCTATAATTTCTAAAAAATCTTCTTATATGCACGTGTTTGATGACGTGTACAACACCATTAGAGAAGGAAAACCGTATCCAGTAACAGCACAACAAGTGATACAGCAATTAGAAATTTTAGAAGCTTAA
- a CDS encoding metal-dependent hydrolase, producing MDSLTQIVLGAAIGEAVLGRKIGNKAMLYGAIAGTIPDLDVLSAFFTDKVTALEIHRGFTHSIFFSVLFAPIFAFIVTRYEKYKNLKNWSWFFFWTFITHPILDAQTTWGTQLFWPLDIRLAFKNIFVVDPLYTVPFLVFLILAMRQKKESKKRRFYNNWGLLISSSYLILTLVLKGISYKTFTKELSVQNIIYKDIETKPTPLNTILWTANVETENAFLIGHSSFLDKNPIAFSSYPKNHELLGDLAKHPKVKRMIAISKGWYTINKKDDILYFNDLRFGALSMQPNAENFVFKYKIEVDANGTPFFIEEPKEKSDGKKLLSELWERIKGN from the coding sequence TTGGATTCATTAACTCAAATAGTTTTAGGTGCTGCCATTGGAGAAGCCGTTTTAGGAAGAAAAATTGGTAACAAAGCCATGTTATATGGTGCAATTGCTGGTACAATTCCCGATTTAGATGTACTTTCTGCTTTCTTTACAGATAAAGTTACCGCATTAGAAATTCACAGAGGTTTTACACATTCTATTTTTTTCTCTGTGCTCTTTGCTCCTATTTTTGCGTTTATAGTTACCCGTTATGAGAAATATAAAAACCTTAAAAATTGGTCTTGGTTTTTCTTTTGGACTTTTATAACACATCCTATTTTAGATGCACAAACCACTTGGGGAACGCAACTTTTTTGGCCTTTGGATATTCGCTTAGCCTTCAAAAATATTTTTGTGGTAGATCCTTTATATACCGTTCCGTTTTTGGTGTTTCTAATTTTAGCGATGCGTCAAAAAAAGGAATCGAAAAAAAGACGCTTTTATAATAATTGGGGATTGCTTATTAGCAGTTCTTATCTAATTCTTACCCTTGTTTTAAAAGGGATTTCATATAAAACATTCACCAAAGAACTTTCTGTACAAAATATTATTTATAAAGACATAGAAACAAAACCAACACCATTAAACACTATTTTATGGACGGCAAACGTTGAAACTGAAAACGCTTTCTTAATTGGTCATTCTTCTTTTTTAGATAAGAATCCGATTGCCTTTTCTAGCTATCCTAAAAATCATGAGTTATTAGGTGATTTGGCAAAACATCCTAAAGTAAAAAGAATGATTGCTATTTCTAAAGGTTGGTACACCATCAATAAAAAAGACGACATTTTATATTTTAACGACTTACGTTTTGGTGCACTAAGCATGCAACCTAATGCTGAAAACTTCGTTTTTAAATACAAGATTGAAGTGGATGCAAACGGAACTCCGTTTTTTATTGAAGAGCCTAAAGAAAAAAGTGATGGTAAAAAATTATTGTCTGAATTGTGGGAAAGGATTAAGGGGAATTAA
- a CDS encoding SDR family oxidoreductase codes for MNCLLTGGGGIVGSHIIFEWLHKAIVEKTVQHLFLIIRDNDKTAQQRLVAILEDESRPEYLNSFSLEACLERITVIAHDLSTITKSTLEKHNFNTVIHCAGSTSLLHTTDSKEKVHTQNYLVTKQLLEQLPAAVNRFIYISTAYSFGIQDEKVNDNIENYTVTEFRNPYEQSKYESELYVKETCKLKNITSQILRPSIICGRLLDAPFYETPKFDVFYSWAMFLDKYATKATKNFRIWIDKKSGLNIVPVDFVSKAILYAFLNPAIKELNIVNPKQILHKNYVGAVLQSFNINSYEYVAEMPKNLNGFEQLYYKSIGSLFEKYVSVPDLQYHSEQILKLIKTLKLDDTLGVHENFMNLIDFSVEKKFRKSY; via the coding sequence ATGAATTGTCTATTAACTGGTGGTGGCGGAATTGTTGGAAGTCACATAATTTTTGAATGGCTACACAAAGCCATTGTAGAGAAAACGGTGCAGCATCTTTTTCTTATTATAAGAGATAATGACAAAACAGCACAACAACGTTTAGTTGCTATTTTAGAAGATGAATCTCGGCCAGAATATTTAAATAGCTTTAGTTTAGAAGCATGTTTAGAAAGAATTACGGTCATTGCGCATGATTTATCAACCATTACTAAAAGTACTTTAGAAAAACATAATTTTAATACGGTTATTCATTGCGCTGGCTCTACAAGTTTATTACATACTACCGATTCTAAAGAGAAAGTACACACGCAAAACTACTTGGTAACAAAGCAACTTTTAGAGCAATTACCAGCAGCCGTAAACCGTTTTATTTACATTAGTACTGCGTATTCTTTTGGAATTCAGGATGAAAAAGTAAATGATAACATTGAAAACTATACTGTTACAGAATTTAGAAATCCGTATGAGCAATCTAAATACGAAAGCGAATTGTATGTAAAAGAAACCTGTAAATTAAAAAATATTACTTCTCAAATTTTAAGACCAAGTATTATTTGCGGTCGTTTATTAGATGCTCCTTTTTATGAAACGCCTAAATTTGATGTTTTCTATTCATGGGCGATGTTTTTAGACAAATATGCAACCAAAGCTACCAAAAACTTTAGAATTTGGATTGATAAGAAAAGTGGATTGAACATTGTTCCTGTAGATTTTGTTTCGAAAGCAATTTTATACGCATTTTTAAATCCTGCTATAAAGGAATTAAATATTGTGAACCCTAAACAGATTTTACACAAAAATTATGTTGGTGCTGTTTTACAGTCTTTTAACATTAATTCTTATGAATATGTAGCTGAAATGCCGAAAAATCTAAATGGTTTTGAGCAGTTATACTACAAAAGTATCGGGAGTCTTTTTGAAAAATATGTATCCGTTCCTGATTTACAATACCATTCTGAACAAATTTTAAAACTGATTAAAACCTTAAAATTAGATGATACTTTAGGAGTTCATGAAAATTTCATGAACTTGATTGACTTTTCAGTTGAAAAAAAATTTAGAAAAAGTTATTAA